The DNA window CCAGCGCCTGGTGCTCGAGTACAAGTTCTTCGAGCCCGCGTTCTACCACACCGACGTGCCCGACTGGGGGACGTCGTACGCGCAGGTGGCGGCGCTCGGCGACAAGGCGATGGTCTGCCTCGATACCGGCCACCACGCTCCCGGCACCAACATCGAGTTCATCGTGATGCAGCTCCAGCGCCTCGGCAAGCTGGGCTCGTTCGACTTCAACTCGCGCTTCTACGCCGACGACGACCTCATCGTGGGAGCCGCCGACCCGTTCCAGCTGTTCCGCATCATCTTCGAGGTCATCCGCGGCGGCGGCCTCAACAACCCCGACGTGGCGTTCATGCTCGACCAGTGCCACAACGTCGAGAAGAAGATCCCCGGACAGATCCGCTCGGTGCTCAACGTCCAGGAGATGACGGCGCGGGCCCTGCTCGTCGACGGCGACGCCCTCCGCGCCGCGCAGATCTCCGGCGACGTGCTGGCCGCCAACGCCGTCTTCATGGACGCGTTCTACACCGACGTCCGCCCCGCGCTGGCGGAGTGGCGCGAGTCGCGGGGACTCCCCGCCGACCCGATGGCCGCGTACGCGGCATCCGGGTACCAGGAGAAGATCGAGGCCGATCGCGTCGGCGGCGTCCAGGCCGGATGGGGAGCGTAAGCAGATGACGAACGAGACCGCCGCGGCGCTGATCGCCCGCTCCCACCGCCTCGGCGCCGACCCTGCCAACACGAACTACGCCGGCGGCAACACGTCCGCCAAGGGCACCGAGACCGACCCCGTCACGGGCGAGCCCGTCGAGCTGCTCTGGGTCAAGGGCTCCGGCGGCGACCTGGGCACCCTCACCGAGTCGGGCCTGGCCGTCCTGCGCCTCGACCGCTTCCGGTCGCTGGTGAACGTCTACCCCGGCGTCGACCGCGAGGACGAGATGGTCGCGGCCTTCGACTACTGCCTGCACGGCAAGGGCGGCGCCGCCCCCTCGATCGACACGGCCATGCACGGCCTCGTCGATGCGGCGCACGTCGACCACCTGCACCCCGACTCCGGCATCGCGATCGCGACCGCCGCGGACGGCGAGCGCCTCACGGGTGAGATCTTCGGCGACCGGGTCGTCTGGGTGCCGTGGCGTCGTCCGGGCTTCCAGCTCGGACTCGACATCGCCGAGATCAAGCGGCAGAATCCGCAGGCGATCGGCACGATCCTCGGCGGCCACGGCATCACCGCCTGGGGCGACACGTCGGAGGAAGCCGAGCGCAACTCCCTGTGGATCATCGAGACCGCTCAGCGCCACCTCGACGAGCACGGCTCCGCCGCCCCGTTCGGCGCGTCCCGCGAGGGGTTCGCCGCTCTGCCCGAGGCCGAACGCCGGACGAAGGCCGCCGCGCTCGCGGCGACGATCCGCGGACTCGCCTCGAGAGACAAGCCGATGGTCGGGCACTACACCGACTCCGACGTCGTGCTCGACTTCCTCGCGTCGGAGCGCGCGCCGGAGCTCGCCGAGCTGGGCACGAGCTGCCCGGATCACTTCCTGCGCACCAAGGTCAAGCCGATGCTGCTGGACCTTCCGGCCGACGCCTCGATCGAGGCATCCGTCGCCCGCCTGACGGAGCTGCACGAGCAGTACCGCGCGGACTACCAGGCGTACTACGACGCGCACGCGACGGCCGACAGCCCCGCCATCCGCGGCGCCGACCCGCTCATCGTGCTCGTGCCGGGTGTCGGCATGTTCAGCTACGGCGCGAACAAGCAGACGGCCCGCGTGGCCGGCGAGTTCTACGTCAACGCGATCAACGTCATGCGCGGCGCCGAGTCGATCTCCACCTATGCGCCGATCTCCGATGCGGAGAAGTTCCGCATCGAGTACTGGGCGCTGGAGGAGGCGAAGCTGCAGCGCATGCCGAAGCCGAAGACCCACCAGGGCCGCATCGCGTTCGTCACGGGCGCGGCTTCCGGCATAGGCAAGGCCATCGCGACCCGCCTGGCCGCCGAGGGCGCGTGCGTCGTCGTGGCCGACCTCGACCTGGAGAAGGCGCAGGCCGCTGCGGCGGAGCTCGGGAACGCGGACGTCGCGATCGGCGTCGCCGCGAACGTCGCCGACGCCGACGGGGTGCAGGCCGCGATCGATGCGACGCTGCTCGCGTTCGGCGGCATCGACCTGGTCGTCAACAACGCCGGCCTGTCGCTGAGCAAGCCGCTGCTGGAGACGACCGAGAAGGACTGGGACCTCCAGCACGACGTCATGGCGAAGGGGTCCTTCCTCGTCGCGAAGGCGGCGGCGAAGGCGCTCATCGAGCAGGGCATGGGCGGCGACGTCATCTACATCTCGTCGAAGAACTCCGTCTTCGCCGGGCCGAACAACATCGCCTACTCCGCGACGAAGGCCGACCAGGCCCACCAGGTGCGCCTGCTCGCGGTGGAGCTCGGCGAGCACGGCATCCGCGTGAACGGGATCAACCCCGACGGCGTCGTGCGCGGCTCCGGCATCTTCGCGTCCGGCTGGGGCGCCAACCGCGCCGCCACCTACGGCGTCG is part of the Microbacterium lemovicicum genome and encodes:
- the rhaI gene encoding L-rhamnose isomerase: MTTLTPDIRSALEQQAIELPSWAFGNSGTRFKVFATPGTPRDPYEKIADAAEVNRVTALAPSVALHIPWDKVDDYADLRRHANDLGVELGTINSNTFQDDDYKFGALTHEDPAVRRKAIAHHLECIDIMDATGSRDLKIWLAEGSNYPGQADLRGRQDRLQESLQEIYARLGDDQRLVLEYKFFEPAFYHTDVPDWGTSYAQVAALGDKAMVCLDTGHHAPGTNIEFIVMQLQRLGKLGSFDFNSRFYADDDLIVGAADPFQLFRIIFEVIRGGGLNNPDVAFMLDQCHNVEKKIPGQIRSVLNVQEMTARALLVDGDALRAAQISGDVLAANAVFMDAFYTDVRPALAEWRESRGLPADPMAAYAASGYQEKIEADRVGGVQAGWGA
- a CDS encoding bifunctional aldolase/short-chain dehydrogenase translates to MTNETAAALIARSHRLGADPANTNYAGGNTSAKGTETDPVTGEPVELLWVKGSGGDLGTLTESGLAVLRLDRFRSLVNVYPGVDREDEMVAAFDYCLHGKGGAAPSIDTAMHGLVDAAHVDHLHPDSGIAIATAADGERLTGEIFGDRVVWVPWRRPGFQLGLDIAEIKRQNPQAIGTILGGHGITAWGDTSEEAERNSLWIIETAQRHLDEHGSAAPFGASREGFAALPEAERRTKAAALAATIRGLASRDKPMVGHYTDSDVVLDFLASERAPELAELGTSCPDHFLRTKVKPMLLDLPADASIEASVARLTELHEQYRADYQAYYDAHATADSPAIRGADPLIVLVPGVGMFSYGANKQTARVAGEFYVNAINVMRGAESISTYAPISDAEKFRIEYWALEEAKLQRMPKPKTHQGRIAFVTGAASGIGKAIATRLAAEGACVVVADLDLEKAQAAAAELGNADVAIGVAANVADADGVQAAIDATLLAFGGIDLVVNNAGLSLSKPLLETTEKDWDLQHDVMAKGSFLVAKAAAKALIEQGMGGDVIYISSKNSVFAGPNNIAYSATKADQAHQVRLLAVELGEHGIRVNGINPDGVVRGSGIFASGWGANRAATYGVDEKDLGQFYANRTILKREVVPENVADAVYVLTGPELSRTTGLHIPVDSGVAAAFLR